From Hippea alviniae EP5-r, the proteins below share one genomic window:
- a CDS encoding sulfide-dependent adenosine diphosphate thiazole synthase, whose amino-acid sequence MNNLDERIISKAIVERYMNKLLDYLQCDVAIVGGGPAGLVCGYYLAKNDVKVAIFDKRLTIGGGMWGGAMFFNEIVVQDIGKAILDEFGVNCVKYQDGYYTADAIEATTTLISKTVKAGAKIFNAIEVEDVVFKKIDGEYRVNGLVVGWTTMYMAHLLVDPLVITSKYVVDATGHDADVASVLTKKGGVKLNTEFGEVVGEKPMWAEVGEQSTIEQTKEVYPGLVVAGMAAVAVSRSHRMGPVFGGMLNSGKRAAEIILKGLK is encoded by the coding sequence ATGAACAATCTTGATGAAAGGATAATTTCAAAGGCTATAGTTGAGCGCTATATGAACAAACTGCTTGATTATCTGCAGTGCGATGTTGCTATTGTTGGTGGTGGTCCTGCTGGTCTTGTTTGTGGTTATTATCTTGCAAAGAATGATGTAAAGGTTGCAATCTTTGATAAAAGGCTCACCATCGGTGGTGGAATGTGGGGCGGTGCCATGTTCTTCAACGAAATTGTTGTTCAGGATATAGGAAAGGCGATTCTTGATGAGTTTGGTGTGAATTGCGTGAAGTATCAGGATGGTTATTACACTGCCGATGCAATTGAAGCAACAACAACGCTTATCTCAAAAACTGTTAAGGCTGGTGCAAAGATATTTAATGCTATAGAAGTTGAAGATGTTGTCTTTAAGAAGATTGATGGAGAATACAGGGTAAACGGTCTTGTTGTGGGTTGGACTACAATGTACATGGCTCATCTTTTGGTTGACCCACTTGTTATAACAAGTAAGTATGTTGTTGATGCAACGGGTCATGATGCCGATGTTGCATCTGTTTTAACTAAGAAGGGTGGCGTGAAGCTCAATACGGAGTTTGGAGAAGTTGTTGGAGAGAAGCCAATGTGGGCAGAAGTTGGCGAGCAGTCAACCATAGAGCAGACAAAAGAAGTTTATCCGGGACTTGTCGTTGCTGGCATGGCTGCAGTTGCAGTAAGCAGGTCTCATAGAAT
- a CDS encoding glycosyltransferase family 39 protein, translating into MILKREILALLIGLYIFSALFNLGRMYFQHEEPRRAIIALEMNYTRNYVVPHVLGRPYFKKPPLHNIVVAAFFKILGSNEFAARLVSVLSMFGIAFLIYLVSKDIIGFEASVFAAFSFGLSIIAYFQYGRLAETDMFFSFLLFASMVCIFKNRIILGSFFTALALLTKGFPALHYFYLTLFFYLLINEQIKRIFSKEIFIGGFLIVFLFLGWLLFVSKGNIHRFNYALGFLINASGSRVLSITHFGSAVVHFLKFPVNFLIHFLPSSMFLLFFANKYFRDGFVELIRSNSEIKKLFKFSLAAFIPNFLIYAIVPDGRIRYTLVLFAIFSFFVGIVYYQLEYDNLFDFKRLFKFLFVVAIVVSLIAFVFNISFSKSGWLMPNIFAFVLSLIGFILTGRMFKNCCADVIVLMVLFVVSFKFLYDSTYMSHLYTYYTNYREKGRQAAEIILQHHPDYVMSNGGNLRFFFYLERDLGMQIHPIKSNKNGIVVSKNGNILKKIFAKIELPDHIYYIGEK; encoded by the coding sequence ATGATTCTAAAGAGAGAAATTCTTGCCCTTTTAATCGGACTTTATATATTTTCTGCTCTTTTTAATCTTGGCAGGATGTATTTTCAACATGAAGAGCCAAGAAGGGCTATAATTGCTTTAGAGATGAACTATACTCGTAATTATGTTGTTCCGCATGTGCTCGGTAGGCCTTATTTTAAAAAACCGCCACTGCACAATATTGTAGTCGCTGCGTTTTTTAAGATATTGGGCTCAAATGAGTTTGCAGCAAGGCTTGTTTCTGTTTTGTCGATGTTTGGTATTGCGTTTTTGATATATCTTGTATCTAAGGATATTATCGGTTTTGAAGCGTCTGTTTTTGCAGCATTCTCGTTTGGTTTGTCTATTATAGCATATTTCCAATACGGCAGATTGGCCGAAACCGACATGTTTTTCTCATTTCTTTTATTTGCTTCGATGGTTTGTATATTCAAAAACAGGATAATCTTGGGCAGTTTTTTTACAGCGTTAGCTCTGCTTACAAAGGGTTTTCCTGCTCTTCACTATTTCTATCTTACACTGTTTTTCTATCTGCTTATCAATGAGCAGATTAAAAGGATTTTTTCAAAAGAGATTTTTATTGGTGGTTTTTTGATTGTTTTTCTGTTTTTAGGATGGCTTCTCTTTGTGTCAAAAGGTAATATTCATAGGTTCAATTATGCTTTAGGTTTTCTTATTAATGCGAGCGGCAGCAGGGTTTTGAGTATCACACATTTTGGCAGTGCAGTTGTTCATTTTCTAAAGTTTCCCGTTAACTTTCTTATTCATTTTTTGCCGTCTTCTATGTTTCTTTTGTTTTTTGCCAATAAATACTTTAGAGATGGGTTTGTTGAGCTTATAAGGAGTAATTCAGAGATAAAAAAGCTCTTTAAATTCTCTTTGGCGGCTTTTATACCGAATTTTCTAATTTATGCGATTGTTCCTGATGGCAGAATACGATATACGCTTGTTCTGTTTGCCATCTTTTCGTTTTTTGTTGGGATTGTCTATTATCAGCTTGAATATGATAATCTGTTTGATTTTAAGAGACTGTTTAAGTTTCTTTTTGTTGTGGCTATTGTTGTGTCTTTAATTGCATTTGTTTTTAATATTAGCTTTTCTAAATCTGGCTGGCTTATGCCCAATATTTTTGCTTTTGTTTTGTCTTTAATAGGTTTTATTCTAACTGGCAGAATGTTTAAAAACTGCTGTGCAGATGTTATTGTTCTAATGGTTTTGTTTGTTGTCTCTTTTAAGTTTTTATACGATTCAACATACATGAGCCATCTTTATACATACTATACCAACTACAGAGAGAAGGGTAGGCAGGCTGCAGAAATCATTTTACAACACCACCCGGATTATGTTATGAGTAATGGTGGAAATTTGAGATTCTTTTTTTACTTGGAAAGGGATTTGGGTATGCAGATTCATCCTATAAAGAGCAATAAAAACGGCATAGTTGTCTCAAAAAACGGTAATATACTTAAAAAGATTTTTGCCAAAATAGAGCTACCAGACCATATCTATTACATAGGAGAAAAATAA